A region of the Arenibacter antarcticus genome:
GTTCTCTGCAGGGTACTCTGCCAATAATTCGTCTGGAAGCTCAAAACTGAAGTGCGATAATTTCATTTAGTATTTTCCTTGATTTTAGTTAAACATAAGCGGCTGCAAATATACGATGCTGGGATAGGGGATGTCAAGTAAATTGGCAATTAAATAATAATCAGCTAGTTTGCACCTGAAATTTTAGGCTTTCCATGTCCTTCCAAAAATCGGGGTAGGATTTGGACACTACTTCCGCGTCATTGATATACAGGGAAGTTTTAAGAGCCAAAGGGGCAAACGCCATAGCCATCCGATGGTCATTATAAGTATCTATTGCAATATCTTTATTTATTTTATCTGAAGGCTTAAGGGTTAGGGTTTTGTCGGTCACCGAGATTGGTGCGCCCAATTTGCCCAATTCCTCCTTTAAGGCCTCCAGCCTGTCCGTTTCCTTGATTTTAAGGGTATGTAGCCCTGTAAGATAACACCCTATTCCAAGACCGAAACAGCTCACTACTATGGTTTGCGCAATATCTGGAGCATTGGCAAGATCAATTTCGATCGTTTTGTTCACTGTTGATGTTGTTTTCCTCAAAATTACCTGATGCTCCCCAAAAGTTGATTCAACCCCAAAATCCTTATAAATTTCAGCCAACACACTATCTCCTTGCAGGCTATTTTTATTATAGGCAGACAAGGTAATTTCCGTTCCCACCTCACATAGGGAAACAATACTGTAGAAATAGGATGCGGAGCTCCAATCGGACTCCACCACTAGGGTAGCTGCTGGCAGCGTTTCTTGTGGCAGAACTTTAATCGTATTTCCATTAAACGAACTCTCTACACCTATTTGGGTAAGTAGGCCCAAGGTCATTTTTATGTAGGGGACAGACGTAATTTCACCAATCAGCTCCAACTCCAATCCATTTTCCAACTTTGGCGCGACCAATAGCAGTGCGGATATATACTGACTGCTGATATTGGCAGGGAGGCTTACTTTATTTTGTACGAGCTTTTTTCCCTTAATTTTTATCGGGGGATAGCCCTCATTATTTTCATAAGTGATATCAGCACCCAATTCTCTTAGGGCATCTACCAACACTTTTATGGGGCGCTCCGTCATTCGTTTAGATCCCGTTAAAACGACTTCCTTATTTTCTTGGGAAGCAAAATAGGCGGTTAAAAAACGCATGGCTGTACCCGCATGGTGAATATCTACTACCCCTTTCTCAATTTTAAGACCTTTCTGCATTACCTCGGCATCATCCGAGTTGGAAAGATTATTGATCGTGATAGCGGGATAGAGGGCTTGTAAAAGCAATAGTCTATTGGACTCACTTTTAGATCCCGTTATCTTTACCTCTGTTTTTATTAATGTGTTGGATGGAGCAGATAAATGTAGTTTCAAATTTTATGGGATTTAGTACAACTGAATAGTAATTATTTTTGTGGCTTTTGATCAGGGTCAAAAAACGCAAGCTACAAATATACTATTATTTCAGCTTTTTATTGCTGTGGTGACGATCGTGATCTCTTGTTGCCTTCAGATCTAATTTCTTATCAAAGGATTCCTGTAAGTCAATACCAGTTTGGTTGGCTAAGCACAGAACCACAAAAAGCACGTCTGCCAATTCTTCCCCAAGATCCTTGTTTTTATCTGATTCTTTTTCACTTTGTTCCCCATATCTCCTAGCGATGATTCGGGCTACCTCCCCTACCTCTTCTGTAAGTTGGGCCATATTGGTAAGCTCATTAAAATAACGGACCCCATGGGCCTTAATCCATTCGTCAACTGCTAGCTGTGCATCCTTTATGTTCATTATTTTAAATTTTTAGACAAAATTACATTTTCGTTCATTTTCATTTCTCAAAAAATAAACAAAAACAAAACGAAGAAGTTACTTATTCCCTGTTCTTTGTATCTATTTGTATGGTTACGGGACCATCATTTATTAAGGCCACCTTCATGTTGGCTCCAAAAACTCCCGTTCCTACTTTTTTACCTAGGTCCGCTTCCACTTGTGCTATAAAACGCTCATATAGTGGAATGGCGATATCGGGTTTGGCTGCCTTTAAATAGCTAGGCCTATTCCCTTTTTTTACAGCGGCCTGAAGGGTAAACTGGCTCACTATGATCAGCCCACCATCTACTTGTAATAAGGATTCATTCATCACCCCTTCGACATCGTCAAAAACCCTCAGGTTTATCATTTTTTTAGAAAGCCACACAACATCTTCCTCCCCATCAGCCTCCTCTATCCCCAAAAGCACTAGAAGTCCCTTGGAAATCTCAGAAATTAACTTCCCCTCAACGGTAACACTTGCTTGTGACACCCTTTGGATTACTGCCCTCATTATTTTTCGCCGTATATATCAGTTCTGTAATTCTCTTCTTCCCCTTTAATCATCTGCACATAGCTTTTATATCTGCTCCAGGCCACCTTATCCTGATCTAGGGCATCTTTTACCGCACATTGGGGTTCGTCTATGTGCAGGCAGTTATTAAACTTGCATTCGCCTTTCAATTTAAAAAATTCTGGAAAGTAATCACCAATCTCCTCCTTCTCCATATCCACTATACCAAAACCTTTGATCCCCGGAGTATCTATTATCTTCGCATCTATTTCCAGATCGAACATTTCCGCAAAAGTTGTTGTGTGTTGTCCCTGTAAATGCTGACTAGATATGTTTTTTGTCTTTAGGTCCAATTTTGGTTCTATGGCATTGACCAAGGTAGATTTACCTACCCCGGAATGCCCAGAGAACATACTTGTTTTCCCCAACATCATTTCTTTCACTTGATCTACATTCTTCCCAGTAATTGCAGATATACCGAGACATTGATACCCCACTTCCCTATAAAGTGAAGCTAGGTATCTAATCTCGTTCAGTTCTTCAGTAGTATAGGTATCTATCTTATTGAAAAGTAAAATTGCGGGGATATGATAGGCCTCTGCCGTAACCAAAAATCGATCTATAAAACTGGTAAATGTCGTAGGATTATTCAAGGTTACGATTAGGAACACCTGATCCAGATTTGCCGCAATAATATGGGTTTGCTTGGAAAGGTTAACCGATTTTCTAATAATGTAGTTCTTGCGGTCCTGAATGTCCGTTATAACTCCTTGTGCTTCTGCAGAGAGATCCTCGTCAAAAGTTACCACATCACCAACCGCAATAGGATTGGTGCTCTTTATTCCTTTAAGTCGAAATTTCCCTTTAATCCGACATTCATAGAAGACTCCTTCCTTGGATTTTACGGTGTACCAACTGCCGGTAGATTTATAAACGGTTCCTTTCATAAATGCATTAGACTTTTATTTTACAAAGAAACAACTTTAGTTTTATAATACCGCTAGTTATGCCTTTTCGATAAAAGCCTTACACAAACACCTTTGTTGAAAACACTACCAATTGCTAGGCAAATTAATTCATGATTTTCACTCTACCTCCTGCGAAGGTATTCTTGTTCACCTCTTTAGGATTTCCGTAAACCACAACATCTCCACCAGCTTTCACATTTACATCTACCTTATCTGTGGCATAGATTGTAGCCTCCCCAGCAGCGGTGATTTTAACACTCGCCTTATCACTCAACAGTGGTTTACCTTCAAAAATACCACCGGTATTAAGTACCACCTTTAAATTTTTGGTTTTCCCAGATGCCTCCACAATTCCTCCGGTAACGGATCTTGAGTCGACCTGACCTACATTTAGCCCGACTTTGATTTTAGCCCCTTCCTGAGTCTTTAAGGTTATAGACTGCTGAACGAGAGTTTCGTTTACTGTAATTCTAGCACCTTCATTGCCATCGATCAAATCGATCTCCTTAAAATACACCTCAACAAAAGTATTTTCCCCATGAAATATTTTATTCAATACCATTTTTATTTTAAGGGTCCCATTTTTGTTTATAAGCTGTAGGTCATCTGCATTATCTCCTTTAATCAACACTTTGTTTTCATCAGATTTAATAAGGTTCACCGCAATAAGATCGTACACTTTTATTTCGTTAAAATCTCCAACAGCCTTTTCCACTATGCGCTGAGAAACCATGGTAAAGGATACCAACATTACACCCAGAACAACTAAACTTTTTATTTTCATAGTCTTCTATTTTACCTACCCAAGAAATAAATCTTAGCAGTTTTTGTACTTAATATTTTTGATAAAGATGTAACAAAAGTTGTTTTGTTACACTTTATTAAGGAAAGAATTAACTTTTTTTGGGGTACGTGGCTGTTATTGGTCAGATCTCCAACAAACGGATCCATTGAAGAAATATAGGGCTCCCTAATAAAGGCGCCTCTATTTTTACGGCTACCACTAAACTCCATGCCCACCAACAAAAAAACCCGCAAAAAGCGGGTTTTTTTATGACTCTAAAAATCAAAAATTTAGCATTTAGTTCCGCTAAAATCGACACCTAATCCACGCTTGTCATGTGTGTCTTATAAGCTTTACCTCAACACTTAGAAGTTTATGATTTTTTCTTGATGATTAATAGATTCTTGGTGGATTGCTTTGAACATCTTTAAAATGAACTCTTCGCTCAACCCTTTAGATTCTCCTTCTAGGATCATATTTCCTAAGATGGCATTCCATCGATTACTTTGCAATACAGCAACATTCTTTTGTTTCTTCAAGGCTCCAATACTGTCGGAAATCTTCATTCTTTTTCCAAGAATTTCGATTACTTGATTATCAATAACATCTATCTGTGCCCTAAGGTTGTTCAAGTTATTTGTGTAATCCATTTCCAAGTTGGTTTCCTTCCTAATCTTCAGGTCTCTCATTATCTGAACTAATTTGGCTGGAGTAACTTGCTGTGCGGCATCGCTCCAAGCATTGTCCGGATCGTAATGGGTCTCAATCATTAAACCATCAAAATTGAGGTCCAATGCAGTTTGGGAAACATCAAAGATCATATCGCGCTTACCTGTAATATGGGAAGGATCATTGATTATTGGCAGATCTGGAAATTTGGTCTGCAATTCAATAGCCATTTGCCATTCAGGGATATTTCTGTATTTGGACTTTTCATAGGTAGAAAACCCTCTGTGTATTACTCCCAAGTTCTTAATATTAGCCGTGTACAAGCGCTCTACTGCACCTAACCACAAGGCTAAATCTGGATTTACTGGGTTTTTGATCAATACTATTTTATCAGTTCCTTCTAAGGCATCTGCAATTTCTTGAACAATGAATGGACTTACCGTAGAACGGGCTCCGATCCATAGCAAATCTATATCGTGCTCCAAAGCTAATTCTACGTGTGCTCGGTTAGCTACCTCAGTAGCGGTTTTCATTCCGGTTTCCTTTTTCACCTTTTGCAACCACTTTAAACCTAAAGCTCCTACTCCTTCAAACATACCAGGACGCGTTCTTGGTTTCCAAATTCCGGCCCTAAAGTAATTAACATCGGTATCCTTTAATTCGTTGGCAATTCGCATTACCTGCTCTTCCGTCTCCGCACTACAAGGTCCGGCGATTACTAATGGATGGTCCAATTTCATATCGTCCAACCAAGTTCTCATTTGTTTTGAATTTTCCATTTCTATACTTATTGTTTATTAAGTGGTATTCCGTTTAATATTTCCTTTATTCTATTGGTATTGCACATCTCATTATAAATGCCTTCGTAATCATCTTCTTCCAACATTTTTTTAAAGAGTTTTAGGTTCCCTATATACTCTCCTAAGGTTTCAATTACATTTTCCCGGTTCTGCTTAAAAATCGGGGTCCACATGGCTGGCGAACTTTTTGCCAATCGCACAGTGCTTTCAAATCCACTTCCCGCCATGTCAAAAATATCACGTTCATTTCTCTCTTTGTCTATAACCGTCTTTCCTAACATAAAGGAACTGATATGTGATAAATGCGAAACATAGGCAATATGCTTGTCATGCGCTTCGGGATTCATATATCTAATTCTCATTCCCAACTGCTGAAACAGCTCTAACGCCCTTTCCTGCTGTTTGAAAGCCGTTTTCTCTATCTCGCAAATAATATTCGTCTTCCCTTGATACAACCCCTCAATTGCCGCAGAGGGCCCAGAGAATTCTGTTCCTGCAATGGGATGACAGGCCAAATAGTTCCTTCTATTGGGATGGTTCTCCAAGGTTTTGCATATTAACGATTTTGTAGAACCTGCATCCATAACTATGGTGTCCTCATTTATGGCTTCTAAAATAATGGGCAGTTCCCGCACCATAACATCTACAGGAATACTCACAATTACAAAATCCGCCTCGGCTAGTCGACTATAATCCGCTTTTTCATCGATCAAGGAAAGAGACAATGCCTCCTCCAAATGACGCTCATTGGTATCTACCCCAAAAATACGGACGTTAGGTCGCACTCTCTTAATATCCTTAGCGAAAGAGCCTCCAATTAATCCAATTCCTACTACAAATACATTCATACCTATGTTACTTATACCCTCTACAAACAAAACTAGATCAATGTCATCTAACACATCACCAACCCAACTTCATTTATTTTTAAGTTTTAAAATCTATTTATTGCCTCTTTAATTTTATCGGTCGATACACAAAGGGAGAATCTTATATACCCCTCCCCATTACTCCCAAATATAGTCCCTGGAGTAATAAAGATATTTTTCTCGTAAAGCACCTCATCTATAAATTTTTCCGCTGAGGAGATTCCTTCGGGCAATTTTGCCCAAACAAACATTCCAACGGCATTTTTGTCATATACACAGTTCAATTTATCTGCCAACTTAAACATCAGCTCCCTGCGCTCGTTATACACCCTGCTTAATTCCTGAAACCAAGTATCATCACTGTTCAAGGCAGCTATAGCTCCTTTTTGGATACCGTAGAACATCCCCGAATCCATATTGCTCTTCACTTTTAAAATAGCATCGATATGGTTAGCACCTCCCAATACCATCCCTACTCTCCATCCAGCCATATTAAAGGTCTTACTAAGAGAGTTTAGCTCTAGAGCCACCTCTTTAGCTCCCTCAATCCTCAAAATACTGATAGGGTGTTCGTTCAACACAAAGCTATAGGGGTTGTCATTTACCAATAAAATATCATTCCTTTTAGCAAAGGCCACCAATTCCTCCAATTGGGCAACAGTAGCCGTAGCCCCAGTGGGCATATGCGGGTAACTGGTCCACATTATGGTTACTTTGGAAAGGTCCTGGGCTTCCAAGGCTACTAAATCTGGGAACCATCCATTATCCTCCACTAGATCATAGTAACGAGGTACAGCCTCTACAAGGTTGGTAACTGAGGTATAGGTGGGATATCCAGGATTGGGGATCAACGCTTCATCTCCCTTATTTAAAAAGGCCATACTGATGTGCATAATTCCCTCTTTGGAGCCCATTAATGGCAATACCTCAGTTTGGGGGTCTATAGTCACATTAAACTTATTACGATAAAACCCAGCAAACGATTCCCTAAGTTCGGGCAATCCTTGATAACTCTGATATTGGTGTGCCCCTTCATGGACAATTGCCTCCGTAACTGCATCTAAAACAGCTTGGGAAGGCGCCATATCAGGACTCCCTATTCCCATATTTATCACTGGCCTACCCTCTGCCATTAATCCCCTAACTTCTCTTAATTTTTTAGAAAAGTAGTATTCCTCGATCGAATTTAACCTATCTGCGATTTTCATAACCCTCTAGCATTTTTATATTCCCCCAATACTTTAAATTCATCTGCCATAATTTCTAGTAAGGTTTTTGCTTTTTCAAAGTTTTTAAATTTTTCAAAGGTCACATCCACGAAAAAGGAATATTTCCACGGCATCTCAATAACTGGCAAGGACTGGATTTTGGTGAGGTTGAGATTACAATCGCTCATCACATTTAAAATCGTTGCCAAACTTCCTCTTTTATGATCCGTTAAAAAACGTATAGAGGCTTTATTTATCTCCTCTTCTGGCCAAACCTTGTTCTGTGTTTTAACAATTATAAACCGTGTAGAATTCTCTTTAATGGTCTGTATATCACTCTGAATAACCTCTAGATCGTAGAGATCTGCAGCCACTTTTGGCGCAATGGCAGCAATTCCCGTTAACTGGTTCTCTCGGATTCTTTTAGCAGTCTCGGCAGTATCTACATCCTCTACCAACTTTATATGCCTATAATCCCTAAAAAACTCCTTACATTGCAATAAGGCCATTGGATGCGAATGCACTTCTTTGATATCCTCCAAAGTCTGACCTTTTAAGGCCATTAAATGGTGATGAATCTTTAAATAGCGCTCCCCTATTATATGCAAATTTTTACTGAATACCAGTGCATAATTAGGAATAATGGATCCCGCTATAGAATTCTCTATAGCCATTACGCCACTATCTGCAGTTTTCAACAATAAATGATCTACTAAATCATCAAAGGAAGAACATTCCACAAAGTCTACGTTATCCCCAAAATAGTCCTTGGCCACTTGGTGGTGATTAGAACCCTTTATACCCTGTATTGCAATTTTTAATGCCATTTATATTTATTTCCAAGAAAAATTTACTCTAGTTAATTCCAAAAAAAAAGTCCCGGTTTTCACGGGACTTCTATCTATATATACATTTAAAATACGCTAGAACAGTCCCATGCCTCTTTGAAAAAAGAAGTAAAAATAAAAACCATTCCAGAAATATTGCTTTGTCATTTTCTCGTAAAACTTGGGCTAAAGTAGTAATTAATTCTAAAACTCCGCGTCAAAAATATTCTTTTTTTACATTTATAAGTTTTAGGGATGCAAATTTAGGGAATCAGCCCCTATTTCCCACCTAAATTACGAATCCCACACCTACACTATTTCATAATAGTCTTATTTCCAATATTTACCATCCCCTTCCCAAACAAAAAACTTCTTAAAACAGACAAACGTCAGAGCAAAATCAATGGGAATTTATTGATAAACTTAACGGATCAATTCACCTAAACAACAGGGATTGGCGAATTTGCCTTATTTTTGATAAAAAGCAACTTTATGTCTATTGTAACAAAAAACATTTTTAAATCCTTTGGCGATCAATTAGCATTAAACGATATTTCGTTTACCATTAACAAGGGAGAAATTGTTGGCTTTTTGGGCCCAAACGGGGCAGGTAAATCTACGATGATGAAGATCTTGACCACCTATTACAGCCCGGACCAAGGCAGCGCGGAAGTGAATTCCCATAACGTGACAACAGAGGCCAAAAACGTTCGAAAAAGTATTGGGTACCTTCCAGAACACAATCCGCTTTATCTAGATATGTACGTAAAGGAATACCTCGGTTTTAATGCCGATGTATACAAAGTGGACAAGGAAAGAATCCAAATAGTATTGGAACAGACCGGATTAATGCCCGAAGCACATAAAAAAATAGGGCAACTTTCCAAAGGATACCGACAAAGAGTTGGCTTGGCTGCTGCACTATTGCACGACCCCGAGGTATTGATACTGGACGAACCTACTACCGGACTGGATCCTAACCAACTGCTGGAAATTAGAAATCTGATTAGAGAAATAGGAAAGGACAAAACCATTTTTTTATCCACACACGTCATGAAAGAAGTGGAAGCGGTATGTGATCGGGTAATCATTATTAGCAAGGGAAAAATAGTGGCCGACAAAACCCTATCGGACCTTAGAGAGGAGGAAGAACAAGTCTTGGTGGTGGAGTTCGACTTTAGGGTTGAAGAGGCTTTCTTGAAAAACTTGGAACAGGCGGTAAAAGTCAAGAATATAGGAGGTTTTGTTTATGAAATCACCTTTGACACCCAAAAAGATATGCGGCCAGCGGTATTCGACTTTGCCCATGACAACCAACTTAAAACCTTACAGCTAATCAGAAAAAACAAAAACTTGGAAAGCCTCTTTAGCGAATTGACACAATAGGTTCCGTACTGCCCATAGAAAACGATAATTTTCATAAGAGTATCACCAACTGACGCAGTTGTATTCCTCCCCTATCCCCTGAGACTAGATGTACTTCAGTTCTTGCCTATATCCGTTCTATAAGTGGATTAAAAGCTTTGGACGCTACAAATACTTGGTCCCCCAATTTTAATTTTAGGGCTTCCTCCCTATCGGATACTACTTTCACCACCGAATTGCCCACCAAAACGGAAACTACATAGATCACCTCCTCCTCTTCTATTTGTATTACTTCCCCTGTAAACCGAAATTTAGCACTGCTCCTTTCCGAACTAAAAAACTCCAGGGCCTTTCCTTCACGAATAACCCTGCCGTTGTGCAGCTCGTAAACAAAATCGGAGAGCTTTACAATTTCCCCAATATTATGACTAACCAAAATTGTAGTCAGGTTATATGCACTATGTACTTTTAATAAATATTCTTGAAGCTTAAATCTCATTTTATGGTCCAAAGCGGATAGAGGTTCGTCCAGAATCAAAATTTCCGGACGCTGCACCAAGGCTCTGGCCAGTGCTACTCGTTGTTGTTGCCCTCCAGATAAGTTACTGGGGTTTCGATCTAAAAATTCACCTAATTCCACAATGTCTACCAATTCCCGTACTATGGATTTAGGTTGCCCTTTTTGAAGGGCGAACTCCAAATTTTCTCGGACCGTCATATTGGGGAAAAGGGCGTAATCTTGAAATACATACCCTAGTTTTCGTTGCTGGGGCGGCAGATTTATTTTCTTTTCCCCATCAAACCAAGGGGTTCCATGAACTACGATACGACCTTTATCTGGAGTCAGCAGGCCGCTCAGCAATCGTAAGGTACAGGTTTTTCCAGCTCCTGAAACTCCGTACAACGTAACAAACTGCCCCTTTTCAATTTTCAATTCCAAATCCAAGAGCATACTCCCTCCCGAGGATTGTAATTTTTTGGACAGACTAATTTCAATCATCGGGCAAAGCGTTTTAGATAGCCCCCATTAGTAAGGTATACCAGGAGCAGAATAATAAAGGTAATCGCAAAGAGAATCATAGAATAATTATTGGCGGCGGTGTAATTAAGGGCTTCTACCTCATCATATATGGCAATGGATGCCACTTTGGTCTTCCCGGGCATATTGCCCCCGATCATCAGGACCACTCCAAATTCGCCCACCGTATGGGCAAAAGTCAACACAATCCCAGTTAATAGTGAGGATTTAATATTGGGCAATAATATTTTAAACAAGGTAGTACGTTTGGATTTCCCCATAGTATAGGCTGCCTCTTTTAAAGTAACTGGAAGCGAAGACAACCCAGCTTGAATAGGTTGTACCATAAAGGGCAAACTATAAATTATAGAAGCCACTACAAGCCCCCCAAAAGAAAAAATAAGTCTTATCCCCAGCCATTCATTTAACCAGTTCCCAAAAAAATTAGAGGGACTGAAAGCTACCAGCATATAAAAACCTAAGACCGTAGGCGGTAACACCAATGGCATACTCACCAAGGTTTCTACAATTGGTTTGATCTTGGATTTGGTAGTGGACAACCAACTGGCGATGGGAATAGAAAGCACCAAGAGAATAATGGTCGTAACAACGGCCAATTTAAATGTTAGTATTAGAGGTTGCCAATCCATTATGGTGCTAGTATAATCTCATTCATCTTTACCAATGCTGTTACATCCTGGTTAGCCACTAACTCTAATCTTTCTACACTATTGGAACCCACTACCGCAACCAGCTCGCCAATAGCTGTAGTCACTACCAATCTACTTAAAATTTCCCCTCTTTCTATACTCTTAAGGATCCCCTCTATACAATTCTCTACACTGATTTGGTTCCTTTGCTGAATACCAAGGATTACTTCAGTTTCCTTAAACAACACTTTCACCTCATTTCCAAGAATCATATACGGCGCAGTGCTAGGCGTATCCAAAACTACAGATACCCAGTCTACCTGATTACCAAGAGTAATCGT
Encoded here:
- a CDS encoding head GIN domain-containing protein; protein product: MKIKSLVVLGVMLVSFTMVSQRIVEKAVGDFNEIKVYDLIAVNLIKSDENKVLIKGDNADDLQLINKNGTLKIKMVLNKIFHGENTFVEVYFKEIDLIDGNEGARITVNETLVQQSITLKTQEGAKIKVGLNVGQVDSRSVTGGIVEASGKTKNLKVVLNTGGIFEGKPLLSDKASVKITAAGEATIYATDKVDVNVKAGGDVVVYGNPKEVNKNTFAGGRVKIMN
- a CDS encoding pyridoxal phosphate-dependent aminotransferase, whose translation is MKIADRLNSIEEYYFSKKLREVRGLMAEGRPVINMGIGSPDMAPSQAVLDAVTEAIVHEGAHQYQSYQGLPELRESFAGFYRNKFNVTIDPQTEVLPLMGSKEGIMHISMAFLNKGDEALIPNPGYPTYTSVTNLVEAVPRYYDLVEDNGWFPDLVALEAQDLSKVTIMWTSYPHMPTGATATVAQLEELVAFAKRNDILLVNDNPYSFVLNEHPISILRIEGAKEVALELNSLSKTFNMAGWRVGMVLGGANHIDAILKVKSNMDSGMFYGIQKGAIAALNSDDTWFQELSRVYNERRELMFKLADKLNCVYDKNAVGMFVWAKLPEGISSAEKFIDEVLYEKNIFITPGTIFGSNGEGYIRFSLCVSTDKIKEAINRF
- a CDS encoding prephenate dehydrogenase produces the protein MNVFVVGIGLIGGSFAKDIKRVRPNVRIFGVDTNERHLEEALSLSLIDEKADYSRLAEADFVIVSIPVDVMVRELPIILEAINEDTIVMDAGSTKSLICKTLENHPNRRNYLACHPIAGTEFSGPSAAIEGLYQGKTNIICEIEKTAFKQQERALELFQQLGMRIRYMNPEAHDKHIAYVSHLSHISSFMLGKTVIDKERNERDIFDMAGSGFESTVRLAKSSPAMWTPIFKQNRENVIETLGEYIGNLKLFKKMLEEDDYEGIYNEMCNTNRIKEILNGIPLNKQ
- a CDS encoding sulfate/molybdate ABC transporter ATP-binding protein, producing the protein MIEISLSKKLQSSGGSMLLDLELKIEKGQFVTLYGVSGAGKTCTLRLLSGLLTPDKGRIVVHGTPWFDGEKKINLPPQQRKLGYVFQDYALFPNMTVRENLEFALQKGQPKSIVRELVDIVELGEFLDRNPSNLSGGQQQRVALARALVQRPEILILDEPLSALDHKMRFKLQEYLLKVHSAYNLTTILVSHNIGEIVKLSDFVYELHNGRVIREGKALEFFSSERSSAKFRFTGEVIQIEEEEVIYVVSVLVGNSVVKVVSDREEALKLKLGDQVFVASKAFNPLIERI
- a CDS encoding prephenate dehydratase gives rise to the protein MALKIAIQGIKGSNHHQVAKDYFGDNVDFVECSSFDDLVDHLLLKTADSGVMAIENSIAGSIIPNYALVFSKNLHIIGERYLKIHHHLMALKGQTLEDIKEVHSHPMALLQCKEFFRDYRHIKLVEDVDTAETAKRIRENQLTGIAAIAPKVAADLYDLEVIQSDIQTIKENSTRFIIVKTQNKVWPEEEINKASIRFLTDHKRGSLATILNVMSDCNLNLTKIQSLPVIEMPWKYSFFVDVTFEKFKNFEKAKTLLEIMADEFKVLGEYKNARGL
- the rsgA gene encoding ribosome small subunit-dependent GTPase A; protein product: MKGTVYKSTGSWYTVKSKEGVFYECRIKGKFRLKGIKSTNPIAVGDVVTFDEDLSAEAQGVITDIQDRKNYIIRKSVNLSKQTHIIAANLDQVFLIVTLNNPTTFTSFIDRFLVTAEAYHIPAILLFNKIDTYTTEELNEIRYLASLYREVGYQCLGISAITGKNVDQVKEMMLGKTSMFSGHSGVGKSTLVNAIEPKLDLKTKNISSQHLQGQHTTTFAEMFDLEIDAKIIDTPGIKGFGIVDMEKEEIGDYFPEFFKLKGECKFNNCLHIDEPQCAVKDALDQDKVAWSRYKSYVQMIKGEEENYRTDIYGEK
- a CDS encoding nucleotide pyrophosphohydrolase gives rise to the protein MNIKDAQLAVDEWIKAHGVRYFNELTNMAQLTEEVGEVARIIARRYGEQSEKESDKNKDLGEELADVLFVVLCLANQTGIDLQESFDKKLDLKATRDHDRHHSNKKLK
- the gldA gene encoding gliding motility-associated ABC transporter ATP-binding subunit GldA; translated protein: MSIVTKNIFKSFGDQLALNDISFTINKGEIVGFLGPNGAGKSTMMKILTTYYSPDQGSAEVNSHNVTTEAKNVRKSIGYLPEHNPLYLDMYVKEYLGFNADVYKVDKERIQIVLEQTGLMPEAHKKIGQLSKGYRQRVGLAAALLHDPEVLILDEPTTGLDPNQLLEIRNLIREIGKDKTIFLSTHVMKEVEAVCDRVIIISKGKIVADKTLSDLREEEEQVLVVEFDFRVEEAFLKNLEQAVKVKNIGGFVYEITFDTQKDMRPAVFDFAHDNQLKTLQLIRKNKNLESLFSELTQ
- the dtd gene encoding D-aminoacyl-tRNA deacylase codes for the protein MRAVIQRVSQASVTVEGKLISEISKGLLVLLGIEEADGEEDVVWLSKKMINLRVFDDVEGVMNESLLQVDGGLIIVSQFTLQAAVKKGNRPSYLKAAKPDIAIPLYERFIAQVEADLGKKVGTGVFGANMKVALINDGPVTIQIDTKNRE
- a CDS encoding bifunctional 3-deoxy-7-phosphoheptulonate synthase/chorismate mutase type II — translated: MENSKQMRTWLDDMKLDHPLVIAGPCSAETEEQVMRIANELKDTDVNYFRAGIWKPRTRPGMFEGVGALGLKWLQKVKKETGMKTATEVANRAHVELALEHDIDLLWIGARSTVSPFIVQEIADALEGTDKIVLIKNPVNPDLALWLGAVERLYTANIKNLGVIHRGFSTYEKSKYRNIPEWQMAIELQTKFPDLPIINDPSHITGKRDMIFDVSQTALDLNFDGLMIETHYDPDNAWSDAAQQVTPAKLVQIMRDLKIRKETNLEMDYTNNLNNLRAQIDVIDNQVIEILGKRMKISDSIGALKKQKNVAVLQSNRWNAILGNMILEGESKGLSEEFILKMFKAIHQESINHQEKIINF
- a CDS encoding 3-phosphoshikimate 1-carboxyvinyltransferase, yielding MKLHLSAPSNTLIKTEVKITGSKSESNRLLLLQALYPAITINNLSNSDDAEVMQKGLKIEKGVVDIHHAGTAMRFLTAYFASQENKEVVLTGSKRMTERPIKVLVDALRELGADITYENNEGYPPIKIKGKKLVQNKVSLPANISSQYISALLLVAPKLENGLELELIGEITSVPYIKMTLGLLTQIGVESSFNGNTIKVLPQETLPAATLVVESDWSSASYFYSIVSLCEVGTEITLSAYNKNSLQGDSVLAEIYKDFGVESTFGEHQVILRKTTSTVNKTIEIDLANAPDIAQTIVVSCFGLGIGCYLTGLHTLKIKETDRLEALKEELGKLGAPISVTDKTLTLKPSDKINKDIAIDTYNDHRMAMAFAPLALKTSLYINDAEVVSKSYPDFWKDMESLKFQVQTS